A single region of the Shinella sp. PSBB067 genome encodes:
- a CDS encoding FAD-dependent oxidoreductase has translation MSRIYDTVVIGGGIIAAAAGQHLAAAGYRTLLVERDDYGAGTSSRTSRLQHCGLGYLSAASGSIAAFLLHPRRAIECFSLMHRAMRGRAEFVRLAPERVKPVTFIVPLTPENAIPRWKARLAFRLMAASDGGEVPLDLRILSAAEARAHPALQGMAGIEHIRGAMSFTEYQYHWPERIVVDTVMKARAIGMEALNHTAVTGLAREGDLWRVTLAMAEGTRHVLARAVVNCAGVWVDEITALAGAPHIRKNTGEKGTNIVLRLPESLRGAGFETVTAAGAPFYLIPWGELHYVGPWDCVSDGRPEGFRAAEAEISAILDQLGRLFPGFGRTREDVLYAWAGVRPRSLAGDGRSAAPAVREHDLTSEGLPNVFAFTGGLLMTHRDAGRRLTRAVARRLAPSGPRRPLDAPVPASADMDHVTEASVAHAILNEQAQTLSDILRRRLSVGWEPDLGRRHAETVAGLAAPLLGWTPEETAAQVAAFIDETATAFNLRTAGPR, from the coding sequence GTGAGCCGGATTTACGACACCGTGGTGATCGGCGGCGGCATCATCGCCGCGGCGGCCGGGCAGCATCTTGCGGCGGCGGGCTATCGCACGCTGCTGGTCGAGCGCGACGACTATGGCGCGGGCACCTCCAGCCGGACCTCGCGCCTCCAGCATTGCGGGCTCGGCTATCTTTCCGCCGCCAGCGGCTCGATTGCGGCCTTTCTGCTCCATCCGCGCAGGGCCATCGAATGTTTCAGCCTCATGCACCGCGCGATGCGCGGGCGGGCGGAGTTCGTGCGCCTGGCGCCCGAGCGGGTGAAGCCCGTCACCTTCATCGTCCCGCTGACGCCGGAAAACGCCATTCCCCGCTGGAAGGCGCGGCTCGCCTTCCGCCTGATGGCGGCCAGCGACGGCGGCGAAGTGCCGCTCGACCTTCGCATCCTGTCTGCCGCGGAGGCGCGGGCCCATCCGGCGCTTCAGGGCATGGCGGGGATCGAGCACATTCGCGGCGCGATGAGCTTCACCGAATACCAGTACCATTGGCCCGAGCGCATCGTCGTCGATACGGTCATGAAGGCGCGGGCGATCGGCATGGAGGCGCTGAACCATACCGCGGTGACGGGCCTGGCGCGGGAGGGCGATCTCTGGCGCGTCACGCTTGCGATGGCCGAGGGCACGCGGCATGTCCTGGCGCGCGCGGTCGTCAACTGCGCGGGCGTCTGGGTCGACGAGATCACCGCGCTGGCCGGCGCGCCGCATATCCGCAAGAATACCGGCGAAAAGGGCACGAACATCGTCCTGCGCCTGCCGGAAAGCCTGCGCGGCGCCGGTTTCGAGACCGTGACGGCGGCGGGGGCGCCCTTCTACCTGATCCCATGGGGCGAACTCCATTACGTCGGGCCATGGGATTGCGTCTCGGACGGCAGGCCGGAGGGGTTTCGCGCGGCCGAGGCGGAGATTTCGGCGATCCTCGACCAGCTCGGCCGCCTGTTTCCGGGCTTCGGCCGCACGCGCGAGGACGTGCTCTATGCCTGGGCGGGCGTGCGGCCGCGCAGCCTTGCCGGGGATGGCCGCAGCGCGGCCCCCGCCGTGCGCGAGCACGACCTGACAAGCGAAGGCCTGCCGAATGTCTTTGCCTTCACCGGCGGGCTGCTGATGACGCATCGCGATGCCGGGCGGCGGCTGACGCGGGCCGTCGCCCGCCGGCTGGCGCCATCGGGGCCGCGCCGTCCGCTCGATGCGCCGGTGCCGGCCTCTGCGGACATGGACCATGTGACGGAGGCCTCGGTCGCCCATGCCATCCTGAACGAGCAGGCGCAGACGCTCTCGGACATCCTGCGCCGCCGCCTTTCCGTCGGCTGGGAGCCGGATCTCGGCCGGCGCCATGCCGAAACGGTCGCCGGCCTTGCCGCCCCGCTTCTCGGCTGGACGCCGGAGGAGACGGCGGCGCAGGTTGCCGCGTTCATCGACGAGACCGCCACCGCGTTCAATCTGCGCACGGCCGGGCCGCGATAA
- a CDS encoding sugar phosphate isomerase/epimerase, with protein sequence MALDERSISVMNFHYVRHTLDRFLADVCDAGVSRIELWAAAPHFYIGDKTLADARALGRKVRGMGIDIVAFTPEQCIYPVNISAKEPELRDRSLRYFLESMEFAVECGAPALLVTAGGGYRDEPAEQALERCVDSMGLLCDRAQRLGIDLWMESLPDSFANIVRSASEIRDLMDRLASPVLHAVYDVAGAVMTHETPEDYFTHLAGRLAHVHFTDSDAGGSHLAWGDGIIDLDKLVAYLRSRNYDGALTVELTNWKYNVDPTPPLRQCVEAMRKALGRA encoded by the coding sequence ATGGCCCTTGACGAACGCAGCATCAGCGTGATGAATTTCCACTATGTGCGCCATACGCTGGACCGGTTCCTGGCCGACGTCTGCGATGCCGGGGTCTCGCGCATCGAGCTCTGGGCCGCCGCGCCGCATTTCTACATTGGCGACAAGACGCTGGCCGATGCGCGGGCGCTGGGGCGGAAGGTCCGCGGCATGGGCATCGACATCGTCGCCTTCACGCCGGAGCAATGCATCTATCCGGTCAACATCTCGGCGAAGGAGCCGGAACTGCGCGACCGTTCGCTGCGCTATTTCCTGGAATCGATGGAATTCGCCGTCGAATGCGGCGCGCCGGCGCTTCTCGTGACGGCGGGCGGCGGCTACCGCGACGAGCCGGCGGAACAGGCGCTGGAGCGCTGCGTCGATTCCATGGGCCTCCTGTGCGACCGCGCGCAAAGGCTCGGCATCGACCTGTGGATGGAATCGCTGCCGGATTCCTTCGCCAACATCGTCCGCTCGGCCAGCGAAATCCGCGACTTGATGGACAGGCTCGCAAGCCCCGTGCTGCATGCGGTCTATGACGTGGCCGGTGCCGTCATGACCCATGAGACGCCGGAGGATTACTTCACGCATCTCGCCGGCCGCCTCGCGCACGTGCATTTCACCGATTCCGATGCCGGCGGCAGCCACCTTGCCTGGGGCGACGGCATCATCGATCTCGACAAACTGGTCGCCTATCTGCGCAGCCGGAACTACGATGGCGCGCTGACGGTCGAGCTGACGAACTGGAAATACAATGTCGATCCCACCCCGCCGCTGAGGCAATGCGTCGAGGCCATGCGCAAGGCCCTCGGCCGGGCATAG
- a CDS encoding FAD-binding oxidoreductase, translating to MTDNAISSAVIIGAGIFGVSTGVHLARRGIDVTIVNDGPPANGASGRSLSWLNSSRMRSLPYHRLRMAGIDRYRTLSARNPDAGWLRFDGGLTWDADDERNEIDAACRHEVSLGYDARRLSAAEVARVTPGVDARAITPQGAIFNPGEGWVDLPMLIGMLLREFSALGGVLVTDQGAARAVIEGGRAVGAETAKGGRFRADGVVLATGPAVPKMAAESGLAIDDGTPLALLVQTRPLAHPLRAVLNTPRVAVRPAPGGTFALDADWAAEEGVKRRADGGYEIDEAVVAALLAEAGRVMEGNPRLDVATIGVGGKPIPGDGEPVVGAFKAVAGYHVAFSHSGATLGLIVGELLADEIATGTEHPMLATFRPERFTAG from the coding sequence ATGACCGACAACGCCATCTCTTCGGCCGTCATCATCGGCGCCGGCATCTTCGGCGTCTCCACAGGCGTTCACCTTGCCCGGCGCGGCATTGACGTCACCATCGTCAACGACGGGCCGCCGGCCAACGGCGCCTCCGGTCGTTCGCTGTCCTGGCTGAATTCGTCGCGCATGCGCTCATTGCCCTATCACCGGCTGCGCATGGCCGGCATCGACCGCTACCGCACGCTTTCTGCGCGAAACCCGGATGCCGGATGGCTCCGCTTCGACGGTGGCCTGACCTGGGATGCCGATGACGAGCGCAACGAGATCGACGCGGCCTGTCGCCACGAAGTGTCGCTCGGCTACGATGCGCGGCGGCTGTCGGCGGCCGAGGTCGCCCGCGTCACGCCCGGCGTCGATGCCCGCGCGATCACGCCGCAGGGCGCGATCTTCAATCCGGGCGAGGGCTGGGTCGATCTTCCGATGCTGATCGGCATGCTTCTCAGGGAATTCTCCGCGCTCGGCGGTGTGCTGGTGACGGATCAGGGTGCGGCGCGGGCGGTGATCGAAGGCGGCCGGGCCGTCGGCGCCGAAACCGCCAAAGGTGGGCGCTTCCGGGCGGATGGCGTCGTGCTCGCCACCGGCCCCGCCGTGCCGAAAATGGCCGCGGAGAGCGGGCTGGCCATCGACGACGGCACGCCGCTCGCCCTGCTCGTGCAGACGAGGCCGCTCGCCCATCCCCTGCGCGCCGTCCTCAACACGCCGCGCGTCGCGGTCCGCCCGGCGCCGGGCGGCACTTTCGCGCTGGATGCCGACTGGGCGGCCGAGGAAGGGGTGAAGCGGCGCGCGGACGGCGGATACGAGATCGACGAGGCCGTCGTTGCCGCCCTTCTTGCCGAAGCCGGAAGGGTGATGGAGGGCAATCCCCGGCTCGACGTCGCCACGATCGGCGTCGGCGGCAAGCCCATCCCCGGCGACGGCGAGCCGGTCGTCGGTGCGTTCAAGGCGGTTGCGGGCTACCATGTTGCCTTCAGCCACAGCGGCGCGACGCTCGGCCTCATCGTCGGCGAGCTGCTCGCCGATGAGATCGCGACCGGCACCGAGCATCCCATGCTCGCGACCTTCCGGCCGGAACGTTTCACGGCGGGATAG
- a CDS encoding LacI family DNA-binding transcriptional regulator, whose translation MVRKPATLKDVAALANVSRATAARALNSYGYVGGETAQKVQAAAEKLGYRGNRLAQALRNGQLPIIGCILGDIQNPFFARIAHDIEVLARECGHNLVIGSSEEELDQEISLLSSLRSLSIRGFIVAPTSAGDNAHLQSLAAENVPLVLIDRVAEDVDCDSVVVDNEGGARKAVEYLIAMGHRRIGLLQDDMRIFTSRERMTGYRSALAAAGISLDERMVAVSQSTVEHAVDATIRLFRQKTPPTALFTVDSLMTQGALLAFRSMGMSIPHDVSLIGFDDFNLATFTDPQITVVSQPVSEIGRAAGRLLFDRLSGKSDLPQKIRFETKLIVRGSVSRRSAG comes from the coding sequence ATGGTTCGCAAACCGGCGACTTTGAAGGATGTGGCGGCGCTCGCGAATGTCTCGCGGGCGACGGCGGCCCGCGCCCTCAACAGCTACGGCTATGTCGGCGGCGAGACCGCGCAAAAGGTCCAGGCGGCGGCGGAGAAGCTCGGCTATCGCGGGAACCGGCTGGCGCAGGCGCTGCGCAACGGCCAGTTGCCGATCATCGGCTGCATCCTCGGCGACATCCAGAACCCGTTCTTCGCCCGGATCGCGCATGACATCGAGGTTCTTGCCCGCGAGTGCGGCCACAACCTCGTCATCGGCAGCAGCGAGGAAGAGCTCGACCAGGAAATCTCCCTCCTGTCGAGCCTGCGCTCGCTCTCCATCCGCGGCTTCATCGTCGCGCCGACCTCGGCCGGCGATAATGCCCATCTGCAAAGCCTCGCCGCGGAAAACGTGCCGCTGGTGCTGATCGACCGCGTCGCCGAGGACGTCGATTGCGACAGCGTCGTGGTCGACAACGAGGGCGGCGCGCGCAAGGCCGTCGAGTATCTCATCGCCATGGGCCACCGCCGCATCGGGCTGCTGCAGGACGACATGCGCATCTTCACCTCGCGCGAGCGCATGACCGGCTACCGGTCCGCCCTTGCCGCCGCGGGCATTTCGCTCGACGAGCGGATGGTGGCGGTCTCGCAATCGACGGTAGAGCACGCGGTCGATGCCACGATACGGCTCTTCCGCCAGAAGACGCCGCCGACGGCGCTCTTCACGGTCGACAGCCTGATGACGCAGGGCGCTCTCCTGGCCTTCCGCTCGATGGGAATGTCCATTCCCCACGACGTCTCGCTGATCGGCTTCGACGACTTCAATCTGGCGACTTTCACCGATCCGCAGATCACCGTGGTCTCCCAGCCGGTGTCGGAAATCGGCCGGGCGGCGGGCCGGCTTCTCTTCGACCGGCTTTCCGGAAAAAGCGACCTTCCGCAGAAAATCCGCTTTGAAACCAAGCTGATAGTCCGCGGCTCGGTCAGTCGGCGCAGCGCCGGCTGA
- a CDS encoding SIS domain-containing protein has protein sequence MLNFDRDRFVKIQSGAVAIAGDMRALMRDLLDGGLERIFFMGTGGVQFLTQPAIELARNATLFPVSAAYPAQVVLEPPAGLDEKALVVLPSLSGTTKESVQLLSFLKERGVKTLSLTGHKDTPLGRDADYNFTNFAEDDTSSESFYLQTLIIVLALLAERGEHADFDATVAELALLPELLVSVKEGYEAEAAALAAEIKDETYHIFTGAGSVWPEAHYYGMCILEEMQWIRTRPVQASDFFHGTLELVEPGVSLFIFKGEDAFRPLTDRVDNFARRYTDKVRVLDAASANLPGISAGTRSLISPIVLATMLERLSAHLEVLRDHPLTTRRYYKRVEY, from the coding sequence ATGCTCAACTTCGACAGGGATCGCTTTGTGAAGATTCAAAGCGGCGCGGTTGCAATCGCCGGGGACATGCGTGCCCTGATGCGGGATCTGCTGGATGGCGGTCTGGAACGCATCTTCTTCATGGGGACCGGCGGCGTGCAGTTTCTGACCCAGCCGGCCATCGAGCTTGCGCGCAATGCGACGCTCTTTCCGGTCTCGGCCGCCTATCCCGCACAGGTCGTGCTGGAGCCGCCGGCGGGCCTCGACGAGAAGGCGCTGGTCGTGCTGCCGTCGCTTTCGGGAACCACCAAGGAGAGCGTCCAGCTCCTTTCCTTCCTCAAGGAACGCGGCGTGAAGACGCTGTCGCTCACCGGCCACAAGGACACCCCGCTCGGCCGCGACGCCGACTACAACTTCACCAACTTCGCCGAGGACGACACGTCCTCCGAATCCTTCTACCTCCAGACCCTGATCATCGTCCTCGCGCTGCTCGCCGAGCGTGGCGAACATGCCGATTTCGACGCCACGGTGGCCGAGCTCGCGCTGCTGCCGGAACTGCTCGTGTCCGTGAAGGAAGGCTACGAGGCCGAGGCTGCCGCGCTTGCTGCGGAGATCAAGGACGAGACCTATCACATCTTCACCGGCGCGGGCTCCGTCTGGCCCGAAGCCCACTATTACGGCATGTGCATCCTCGAGGAGATGCAGTGGATCCGCACCCGCCCGGTGCAGGCGTCCGACTTCTTCCACGGCACGCTCGAACTGGTGGAGCCGGGCGTCAGCCTCTTCATCTTCAAGGGCGAGGATGCCTTCCGGCCGCTGACAGACCGCGTGGACAACTTCGCCCGGCGCTACACCGACAAGGTGCGCGTTCTCGATGCGGCCTCCGCCAACCTTCCGGGCATCTCGGCCGGCACGCGCAGCCTCATCTCGCCGATCGTCCTTGCCACCATGCTGGAGCGCCTCAGCGCGCATCTGGAGGTGCTGCGCGACCATCCGCTGACCACGCGCCGCTACTACAAGCGCGTCGAATACTGA
- a CDS encoding ABC transporter substrate-binding protein gives MKANMVLSTTSLGSIVAAAFVIGSASMATAADPVVADPNAKVDYSGTVSVLTKFGLQQLSPFFVDAAKEYEKLHPGVKVELIQESDDSVKGKTKALVASNSLPDVYFTWTGSWGENFVRGNRAVDLTPVIGPDTEWGKTLASAAVSAFQYNGKLYGIPLYLDAKFMGYNKSLFEKAGVAEPGTFEDLLGACAALKKSGTTPISFGNKEGWPGVHYAGQLLAYNVPQATLEKDFVPATAEFSDPGYVTSLTQFKQLIDECSDGSGTNGSSYASALQQFSNGKSAMYYQEIIEFDQATAEGALKREDFGFFKLPVPKDAKGDPRSVEGAPEGYMINSASKNIPLAIDFMRFVTSAENGKVLSAPPYGQPSATVGGYSAEAMNPAVVDGLKVIADASYLMPWLDTANPPRVAAAWLSGLQALIGGSMTPEAVMERVKEAAASSK, from the coding sequence ATGAAAGCCAATATGGTCTTGAGCACGACGAGCCTCGGGTCGATCGTTGCCGCCGCATTCGTCATCGGCAGCGCCAGCATGGCGACCGCCGCAGACCCGGTCGTCGCCGATCCCAATGCCAAGGTCGACTATTCCGGCACCGTCAGCGTGCTGACGAAATTCGGCCTGCAGCAGCTCTCGCCCTTCTTCGTCGATGCCGCGAAAGAATATGAAAAGCTTCATCCCGGCGTGAAGGTCGAGCTCATCCAGGAGAGCGACGACAGCGTGAAGGGCAAGACCAAGGCCCTCGTCGCATCCAATTCGCTGCCGGACGTCTACTTCACCTGGACGGGAAGCTGGGGCGAGAACTTCGTGCGCGGCAACCGCGCCGTCGATCTCACCCCGGTCATCGGCCCGGATACCGAATGGGGCAAGACGCTGGCGAGCGCCGCCGTCTCCGCCTTCCAGTACAATGGCAAGCTCTACGGCATTCCGCTTTATCTCGACGCCAAGTTCATGGGCTACAACAAGAGCCTGTTCGAAAAGGCCGGCGTTGCCGAGCCGGGCACCTTCGAGGATCTGCTCGGCGCCTGCGCGGCGCTGAAGAAATCCGGCACGACGCCGATCTCGTTCGGCAACAAGGAAGGCTGGCCGGGCGTGCACTATGCCGGGCAGCTTCTTGCCTACAACGTGCCGCAGGCGACGCTCGAAAAGGATTTCGTGCCCGCGACGGCCGAGTTCAGCGATCCCGGCTATGTCACCAGCCTGACGCAGTTCAAGCAGCTCATCGACGAGTGCTCGGACGGATCGGGCACCAACGGCTCCTCCTATGCCTCGGCTCTGCAGCAGTTCAGCAACGGCAAGTCGGCGATGTACTACCAGGAGATCATCGAATTCGACCAGGCGACCGCCGAGGGCGCGCTGAAGCGGGAGGATTTCGGCTTCTTCAAGCTGCCGGTTCCCAAGGATGCCAAGGGTGATCCCAGGTCCGTCGAAGGCGCGCCCGAGGGCTACATGATCAACTCGGCTTCGAAGAACATCCCGCTGGCGATCGACTTCATGCGCTTCGTCACCTCGGCGGAAAACGGCAAGGTCCTCTCGGCCCCGCCCTACGGCCAGCCGAGCGCCACGGTCGGCGGCTATTCCGCCGAGGCCATGAACCCGGCGGTGGTCGACGGCCTGAAGGTGATCGCCGACGCCTCCTACCTGATGCCCTGGCTCGACACCGCCAATCCGCCTCGCGTCGCGGCTGCGTGGCTCTCCGGCCTTCAGGCGCTGATCGGCGGCTCGATGACGCCGGAAGCGGTCATGGAGCGCGTCAAGGAAGCAGCGGCTTCATCCAAGTAA
- a CDS encoding carbohydrate ABC transporter permease: MTVMKREQKGGAVKIGFTGPARAQSDRSGPLAGILSFRWVLVAFVLILWFVYYPIVDNFVVSTKNQDIFTGETAFVGLENYRRLQGDPVVWTAIVNNTLYAVISVIFQVFGAFVLAALIEGLGEEKWRRFWRAVYFVPSAISITVTGLLFYFIYQPDIGLLDSALTQIGLADWSRAWLGEEGTAIYAIIAMSQWQGFGYSTLLFAIAIQKIPRELYDAAIMDGAGTWRRLWNITFPLTREMTGLMVIVTITGAFQVFNEVMVMTGGGPNNSSQVLGTWLYQQGFIENDFGYGAAIASVIFVITLLTGLAQLWYTKRRRVEL, translated from the coding sequence ATGACCGTCATGAAGCGTGAGCAGAAGGGTGGAGCCGTCAAAATCGGCTTCACCGGGCCGGCCCGGGCGCAAAGCGACCGGTCCGGCCCGCTCGCCGGGATCCTGTCCTTCCGCTGGGTCCTGGTCGCCTTCGTCCTGATCCTCTGGTTCGTCTATTATCCCATCGTCGACAACTTCGTCGTCAGCACCAAGAACCAGGACATCTTCACCGGCGAGACCGCCTTCGTCGGGCTTGAGAACTACCGCCGCCTGCAGGGCGATCCGGTGGTGTGGACCGCGATCGTCAACAACACGCTCTATGCCGTCATCTCCGTCATTTTCCAGGTCTTCGGGGCATTCGTGCTGGCGGCGCTCATCGAAGGGCTTGGCGAGGAGAAATGGCGCCGGTTCTGGCGGGCCGTCTACTTCGTGCCCTCGGCCATCTCGATCACCGTCACCGGCCTTCTCTTCTACTTCATCTACCAGCCGGACATCGGCCTCCTCGATTCGGCGCTGACGCAGATCGGCCTTGCGGACTGGTCGCGCGCCTGGCTCGGCGAGGAGGGGACCGCGATCTATGCCATCATCGCCATGAGCCAGTGGCAGGGCTTCGGCTATTCCACGCTGCTCTTCGCCATCGCCATCCAGAAGATCCCGCGCGAACTCTACGATGCGGCGATCATGGACGGGGCGGGGACCTGGCGGCGGCTGTGGAACATCACCTTTCCGCTCACCCGCGAAATGACCGGCCTCATGGTGATCGTCACCATCACCGGTGCCTTCCAGGTGTTCAACGAGGTCATGGTGATGACCGGCGGCGGGCCGAACAACAGCAGCCAGGTGCTGGGGACATGGCTCTACCAGCAGGGCTTCATCGAAAACGACTTCGGCTACGGCGCGGCGATCGCATCGGTCATCTTCGTCATCACGCTCCTGACCGGCCTGGCGCAGCTCTGGTACACGAAGAGACGGAGGGTCGAGCTGTGA
- a CDS encoding carbohydrate ABC transporter permease: MSDAYRPHETERTDFLAVLAKVCLVTFLTSLGIVVLYPLLWMALNGFKTNAEIFGNPFALPGGFSIANYISAWNQGIRNYIATSVIVTLGSAVCTVLVSAWTAYGLTRSKLPGKPFFVGIVLGGLMLSPTVAVIPLVRMMQELGLYNTYWALIILYTAFRIPFTTFLIRAYMLGLPRDLDEAAIMDGASEGQIFWKVTLPLCKPILVSCVILHVLFAWNEYLFAMIFTSGADLQTLPVGLTSIMAKHGTNYAVVFAAMTLSALPIVITFFAAQRFFIRGLAEGIGK; this comes from the coding sequence GTGAGCGACGCCTATCGACCGCACGAGACCGAGCGCACGGATTTCCTCGCGGTTCTCGCGAAGGTGTGCCTCGTCACCTTTCTGACCAGCCTCGGCATCGTCGTGCTCTATCCGCTGCTCTGGATGGCGCTCAACGGCTTCAAGACCAATGCCGAGATCTTCGGCAACCCGTTCGCGCTGCCCGGCGGCTTCAGCATCGCGAACTACATCTCGGCCTGGAACCAGGGGATCCGCAACTACATCGCCACGAGCGTCATCGTCACGCTCGGGTCCGCCGTCTGCACGGTGCTGGTCAGCGCCTGGACGGCCTATGGCCTCACCCGCTCGAAACTGCCGGGCAAGCCGTTCTTCGTCGGCATCGTGCTCGGCGGCCTCATGCTGAGCCCGACGGTCGCGGTCATCCCGCTCGTGCGCATGATGCAGGAGCTCGGCCTCTACAACACCTACTGGGCGCTGATCATCCTCTACACCGCCTTCCGCATCCCCTTCACCACCTTCCTGATCCGCGCCTACATGCTGGGGCTGCCGCGCGACCTCGACGAGGCGGCGATCATGGACGGCGCCAGCGAGGGGCAGATCTTCTGGAAGGTGACGCTGCCGCTGTGCAAGCCGATCCTGGTGTCCTGCGTCATCCTGCATGTGCTCTTTGCCTGGAACGAATATCTCTTCGCGATGATCTTCACCAGCGGCGCGGACCTGCAGACGCTGCCGGTCGGCCTCACCTCCATCATGGCCAAGCACGGCACCAACTATGCCGTGGTCTTCGCCGCCATGACGCTCTCGGCGCTTCCCATCGTCATCACCTTCTTCGCGGCCCAGCGCTTCTTCATCCGCGGGCTCGCCGAAGGCATCGGAAAGTAG
- a CDS encoding sugar phosphate isomerase/epimerase, giving the protein MFKRNQLIGANFSFQHHPFRWTAEQLAAMGFERMELWGIAPHLDLFHDDRTRLAEVKSILADNGLAVRCFTPEQVLYPINIASGDAAYREASVERFLRAADLCAELGARYLFLTPGRGFECESREVAWAHSVQSVNRIAAHARPLGVACLLEPLQRLESNIVTDAGTLEAFWRALDGEGIDIVLDLVAMATAGDSVEGYFERFGQRIAHVHVVDGAPAGHLAWGDGNLPLDAYLAALGAHGYAGTLTFEPFGNGSYALDPVAAWRRCLDAIAPHLDRADDE; this is encoded by the coding sequence ATGTTTAAGCGAAACCAGCTCATCGGCGCGAACTTCTCCTTCCAGCACCACCCCTTCCGCTGGACGGCCGAGCAGCTCGCCGCCATGGGGTTCGAGCGGATGGAACTGTGGGGCATCGCCCCGCATCTCGACCTCTTCCACGACGATCGCACGCGGCTCGCCGAGGTGAAGTCGATCCTCGCCGACAATGGCCTGGCGGTTCGCTGCTTCACGCCCGAGCAGGTCCTCTACCCGATCAACATCGCCTCGGGAGACGCCGCCTACCGCGAGGCGAGCGTCGAGCGCTTCCTGCGGGCCGCCGATCTCTGCGCGGAACTCGGCGCGCGCTATCTCTTCCTGACGCCCGGCCGCGGCTTCGAGTGCGAGAGCCGGGAGGTCGCCTGGGCGCATTCGGTCCAGTCCGTCAACCGGATCGCCGCCCATGCGAGGCCGCTCGGCGTCGCCTGCCTGCTGGAGCCCCTCCAGCGGCTCGAAAGCAACATCGTCACCGATGCGGGCACGCTTGAAGCCTTCTGGCGCGCGCTCGACGGCGAAGGGATCGACATCGTTCTCGACCTCGTCGCCATGGCGACGGCCGGCGACAGCGTCGAGGGATATTTCGAGCGCTTCGGACAGCGGATCGCCCATGTGCATGTCGTCGACGGGGCGCCGGCCGGGCACCTTGCCTGGGGCGACGGCAACCTGCCGCTCGACGCTTATCTCGCCGCGCTCGGCGCGCATGGCTATGCCGGCACGCTCACCTTCGAGCCCTTCGGCAACGGCTCCTACGCGCTCGACCCCGTCGCCGCCTGGAGGCGCTGCCTCGATGCGATCGCCCCCCATCTCGACCGAGCGGATGACGAATGA
- a CDS encoding PfkB family carbohydrate kinase has product MTKANPNLIAVGDNCLDAYLNKGFLAVGGNALNVAVQWRRHGLNARYFGALGADAEADIMLAAIEEAGLDRRDVEIRPGASAVTLLTDDAGERRFLLESLGVGEDYVPSDDRYAALRQADWVHLGTNSSATLVRRLVADGVPFSIDVSTRHFDLSLEGVPLVFASGPDDPAEPVEPLIARFRAAGARHVVVTCGKRGSFYDDGAGTVEAGSVPVAVVDTCGAGDSFIATFITARFFSDLPGKAALDRAAERASQTCTHLGGFPQPVRAIPQWLLAKYDAVIRSTQRAGT; this is encoded by the coding sequence ATGACGAAAGCCAATCCCAACCTGATCGCGGTCGGCGACAATTGCCTTGACGCCTACCTGAACAAGGGCTTCCTCGCGGTGGGTGGAAACGCGCTCAATGTCGCCGTGCAATGGCGCCGGCACGGGCTGAACGCCCGCTATTTCGGCGCGCTCGGCGCGGATGCGGAGGCCGACATCATGCTCGCAGCCATCGAGGAGGCGGGCCTTGATCGGCGCGACGTCGAGATCCGTCCCGGCGCGTCCGCCGTGACACTGCTCACCGACGATGCCGGCGAGCGGCGCTTTCTTCTGGAATCCCTCGGCGTCGGCGAGGACTACGTGCCGAGCGACGACCGCTATGCGGCCTTGCGGCAGGCCGACTGGGTGCATCTCGGCACGAATTCCAGCGCAACGCTGGTGCGCCGGCTCGTGGCGGATGGCGTGCCCTTCAGCATCGACGTCTCCACCCGGCATTTCGACCTTTCGCTGGAGGGCGTGCCGCTGGTCTTCGCCTCCGGCCCGGACGATCCGGCCGAGCCCGTCGAACCCTTGATCGCGCGGTTCAGGGCCGCGGGCGCGCGCCATGTCGTCGTCACCTGCGGCAAGCGCGGCTCGTTCTATGACGACGGCGCCGGCACGGTCGAGGCGGGCTCGGTGCCGGTCGCCGTCGTCGATACCTGCGGCGCGGGCGACAGCTTCATCGCGACCTTCATCACGGCGCGGTTCTTCTCGGACCTGCCCGGCAAGGCCGCGCTCGACCGCGCCGCCGAAAGGGCCTCGCAGACCTGCACCCATCTCGGCGGCTTCCCGCAGCCGGTCCGGGCGATCCCGCAATGGCTGCTTGCCAAATACGACGCCGTCATCCGCAGCACACAGAGGGCCGGAACATGA